Proteins found in one Canis aureus isolate CA01 chromosome 19, VMU_Caureus_v.1.0, whole genome shotgun sequence genomic segment:
- the FARSA gene encoding phenylalanine--tRNA ligase alpha subunit, translating to MADGPVAEVLLRQLEAADGGLDSAELAAELGVDHQAVVGAVKSLQALGEIIEAELRSTKRWELTAEGEEIAREGSHEARVFHSIPREGLAQSELMRLPSGKVGFSKAMSNKWIRVDKSAADGPRVFRVVDSVEDEVQRRLQLVQGGQAEKLGEKERSELRKRKLLTEVTLKTYWVSKGSTFSTNISKQETELSPEMISSGSWRDRPFKPYNFLARGVLPDSGHLHPLLKVRTQFRQIFLEMGFTEMPTDNFIESSFWNFDALFQPQQHPARDQHDTFFLRDPAEALQLPMDYVHRVKRTHSQGGYGSQGYKYNWKLEEARKNILRTHTTSASARALYRLAQKKPFTPAKYFSIDRVFRNETLDATHLAEFHQIEGVVADHGLTLGHLMGILREFFTKLGITQLRFKPAYNPYTEPSMEVFSYHQGLKKWVEVGNSGLFRPEMLLPMGLPENVSVIAWGLSLERPTMIKYGINNIRELVGHKVNLQMVYDSPLCRLDAEPGPPRTQGAA from the exons ATGGCGGATGGGCCGGTGGCAGAGGTGCTGCTTCGGCAGCTGGAGGCGGCGGATGGCGGCTTGGACAGCGCAGAGCTGGCGGCTGAGCTGGGCGTGGACCACCAGGCGGTGGTGGGCGCCGTGAAGAGCCTGCAAGCGCTGGGCGAG ATCATTGAGGCTGAGCTGCGTTCCACCAAGCGCTGGGAGCTTACCGCCGAGGGCGAGGAGATAGCCCGGGAGGGCAGCCATGAGGCGCGGGTGTTTCACAGCATCCCCCGGGAGGGCCTGGCCCAGAGCGAGCTCATG CGACTTCCCAGCGGCAAGGTGGGCTTCAGCAAGGCCATGTCCAACAAGTGGATCCGCGTGGACAAGAGTGCAGCTGATGGGCCCCGGGTGTTCCGAGTG GTGGACAGTGTGGAGGACGAGGTGCAACGGCGGCTCCAGCTGGTCCAAGGTGGGCAGGCTGAGAAGCTGGGTGAGAAGGAAAGGAGTGAGCTCAGGAAGAGGAAGCTGCTAACTGAAGT GACCCTGAAGACCTACTGGGTGAGCAAAGGCAGTACTTTTAGCACCAACATCTCCAAGCAGGAGACAGAGCTGAGCCCAGAGATGATCTCCAG CGGCTCCTGGCGGGACCGGCCCTTCAAGCCATACAACTTCTTGGCCCGTGGCGTCCTCCCAGACAGCGGCCACCTGCATCCTCTGCTCAAGGTCCGCACGCAGTTCCGGCAGATCTTTCTGGAGATGGG ATTCACAGAGATGCCGACTGACAACTTCATTGAGAGCTCCTTCTGGAACTTTGATGCACTTTTCCAGCCCCAGCAGCACCCGGCCCGTGATCAACACGACACCTTCTTCCTCCGAG ATCCAGCGGAGGCCCTGCAGCTCCCAATGGACTACGTCCATCGGGTCAAGCGGACTCACTCTCAGGGTGGCTACGGCTCACAGGG GTACAAATACAactggaagctggaagaggccCGGAAAAACATACTGCGCACGCACACCACGTCTGCCAGCGCCCGTGCTCTCTACCGCTTGGCCCAGAAG AAGCCCTTCACACCAGCCAAGTACTTCTCCATTGATCGCGTGTTCCGAAATGAGACCCTAGACGCCACACACCTGGCTGAGTTCCACCAGATTGAGGGCGTTGTGGCCGACCATGGCCTCACCCTGGGCCACCTCATGGGCATCCTGCGGGAGTTCTTCACCAAGCTGG gTATCACCCAGCTGCGCTTCAAGCCGGCCTACAACCCCTACACGGAGCCCAGCATGGAGGTGTTCAGCTACCACCAAG GTCTGAAGAAGTGGGTAGAAGTCGGGAATTCTGGGCTCTTCCGCCCCGAGATGCTGTTGCCCATGGGGCTCCCGGAAAATGTGTCAGTCATTGCTTGGGGCCTCTCCCTGGAGCG CCCGACAATGATCAAATATGGCATCAACAATATCCGGGAGCTTGTGGGCCACAAGGTGAACCTCCAGATGGTGTACGACAGTCCCCTGTGCCGCCTGGATGCTGAACCGGGGCCCCCACGGACACAGGGCGCCGCATGA
- the CALR gene encoding calreticulin: MLLPVPLLLGLVGLAAAEPAIYFKEQFLDGDGWTDRWIESKHKSDFGKFVLSSGKFYGDQEKDKGLQTSQDARFYALSARFEPFSNKGQTLVVQFTVKHEQNIDCGGGYVKLFPDGLDQTDMHGDSEYNIMFGPDICGPGTKKVHVIFNYKGKNVLINKDIRCKDDEFTHLYTLIVRPDNTYEVKIDNSQVESGSLEDDWDFLPPKKIKDPDASKPEDWDERAKIDDPTDSKPEDWDKPEHIPDPDAKKPEDWDEEMDGEWEPPVIQNPEYKGEWKPRQIDNPDYKGTWIHPEIDNPEYSPDSNIYAYENFAVLGLDLWQVKSGTIFDNFLITNDEAYAEEFGNETWGVTKAAEKQMKDKQDEEQRLKEEEEDKKRKEEEEADKEDEEDKDEDEEDEDDKEEEEEDDAAAGQAKDEL, encoded by the exons ATGCTGCTACCCGTACCGCTGCTGCTCGGCCTCGTCGGCCTGGCCGCTGCCGAACCCGCCATCTACTTCAAGGAGCAGTTTCTGGACGGAG ACGGGTGGACCGACCGCTGGATCGAATCCAAACACAAGTCAGATTTTGGTAAATTTGTTCTCAGTTCCGGCAAGTTCTACGGTGACCAGGAGAAGGATAAAG GGCTGCAGACAAGCCAGGATGCCCGCTTTTACGCTTTGTCGGCCAGATTTGAGCCCTTCAGCAACAAAGGCCAGACACTGGTGGTGCAGTTCACCGTAAAACATGAGCAAAACATCGACTGTGGGGGCGGCTACGTGAAGCTATTTCCAGATGGTTTGGACCAGACGGACATGCACGGAGACTCTGAGTACAACATCATGTTTG GCCCGGATATCTGTGGCCCCGGCACCAAGAAGGTTCATGTCATCTTCAACTACAAGGGCAAGAACGTCCTGATCAACAAGGACATTCGTTGCAAG GATGATGAATTCACACACCTGTATACGCTGATTGTGCGGCCGGATAACACCTATGAGGTGAAGATTGACAACAGCCAGGTGGAGTCAGGCTCCTTGGAGGATGATTGGGACTTCCTGCCTCCCAAGAAGATAAAGGATCCCGATGCTTCAAAGCCTGAAGACTGGGACGAGCGGGCCAAGATTGATGACCCCACAGACTCCAAGCCTGAG GACTGGGACAAGCCTGAGCACATTCCTGACCCTGATGCTAAAAAGCCAGAGGACTGGGATGAAGAGATGGATGGAGAGTGGGAACCACCTGTAATTCAGAACCCTGAGTACAAG GGCGAGTGGAAGCCCCGGCAGATTGACAACCCAGATTACAAGGGCACTTGGATCCACCCAGAGATCGACAACCCTGAGTACTCTCCTGATAGCAACATCTATGCCTATGAAAATTTTGCTGTTCTGGGCTTAGATCTCTGGCAG GTCAAGTCTGGCACTATCTTTGACAACTTCCTCATCACCAACGACGAGGCGTATGCAGAGGAGTTTGGAAATGAGACCTGGGGTGTCACGAAG GCGGCAGAGAAGCAGATGAAGGACAAGCAGGATGAGGAGCAGAGgctaaaggaggaggaggaggacaagaagcgcaaggaagaagaggaggcagACAAGGAAGATGAGGAAGACAAGGACGAGGATGAGGAGGACGAGGATgacaaggaggaagaggaagaggatgatGCTGCCGCTGGCCAGGCCAAGGACGAGCTGTAG